DNA sequence from the Amycolatopsis sp. Hca4 genome:
CCAACAGGCGGGTGACGCCCTCCGCCTGCTCGGCGGCCGTCGGCTGGACGACCTCGGCGCCGTCGATCTTCGCCTGGACCAACGCCTGGAACGCCTCGCGGTAACGGTCGGGGTACCGGCCGGGGTCGAACTCGCCGGTCAGCTCCTCGACCAGGTTCACCGCGCGCCTCAGCTCGCCGGGGCGGATGTCGACGTCGGCGTGCCGGAACGGGAAGTCGGGGGTGCGCACCTCGTCGGGCCAGCGCATGGTCTCCAGCACGATCACCTGATCGTGGACGCGCAGCGCGCCGAGCGTCTCGCGGCGGCGCAGCGCGACGGTGACCAGCGCAAGCCGGCCCGACTGCTGGAGCGCCTCGCTGAACAGCACGTACGGCTTCGTGCCCGCCGGTTCGGGTTCGAGGTAGTAGCTCTTCGCGAACCAGAGCGGATCGACGTCGGATGCCGGCGCGAACCCGCGGATGGCGATCGTGCGGCCCGGCATCGGGAGGGAGGCGAGCTCGTGGTCGGACAGCAGGACGACGTCGCCACCAGGGACGGGGTAGCCGCGGACCATCTCTTCGGGCGGCACCTCGGCGCCGTCGATCTCGCACACGCGCTTGACCCGGATGCGGCCGCCGTCGGCCTCGTGCACCTGGTGCAACGGGATCTCGCGCTCCTCGGTCGCGCTGTACGCCTTCACCGGGATGGCGTAACTGCCGAACCCGATCGTGCCCGTCCACACTGCGCGCATCCGTGCCACCTCCGCAGCTCCCAGGCTAGACAGCGGCCGCGGCGGATCGACAGCTACAAACGGGTGTCAGGCGAGACGGATTCGCTCACACATTCGAACGACGGCGTGACTTCGTCGAGCGCCTCCGCCGAGCACCGCGAAGCGATCGCGGCCGCGCGGAGCACCTCGGTGACCACCTCGACGTCCAGCGGCGGGGCCGCGGCCAGGGCGGCCGACCCGCCTTCGACCCGGGCGGCAAGGCCGGCGAGCGCGTGGGAGATGGCTTCCTGACCGGCGACCAGCTGGGCGACGACGTCGGTGAGTTCGGCCGTCGTGGCGCCCGGGCCGCCGCAGCGCAGTCCGGCGGCGAGTTCCTCGGCGCAGGAGCGCAGGTGGGTGGCGACGACGGTCGGCGGCAGTGTCAGCCGATCCTGCATCGCTCACCCCCTCGGGCCGGTCGAAGCAGCCATAGTGCCACCGCACGCGCCGTGACCGGACGCGACACACCGCCGTCCGCATATTTGACCTAGCGTTCTCGATACGGCTAGGGTTTCGATCATGTCCCGGGTCAAGGAGTTCGACGTCGGCGAAGCCTGCGACAGCGCGCTCACGCTGTTCCGGCGCCAGGGGTACGAGGCGACGTCGGTCAGCGAACTCGTCACGCACCTCGGTGTCGCCAAGGCCAGCCTGTACGCCACCTTCGGCACGAAGCACGACCTCTACGTCACGGCGTTGAAACGCTACGCGGAACGAACCGACGCGCGGGTGATGGCCCAGCTGTCGGAACCAGGCTCCGGGGTGGCCGCGGTACGCCGGCTCTTCGACGGCTACACCGCGGAAATCCTCGGCGACGAAACGAGAATGGGCTGTTTCGTCGTCAATGCGGCGATCGAGCTCCTCCCCCACGACCCGGACGTCGCCCGGCTGGTGGAACGCAGCTGGGACACCCTCGAGATCGCCCTCACCATGGCGCTGGAGCGCGCGAAGGCCCAAGGCGAGCTCCCGGACGGCAGTGACCCGGCGACGCTGGCGCGTTTCCTGCTCACCGTGCTTCAGGGACTACGGGTCCTCGGCAAGGGCACCGACGCCGCGAGCCGGGTGCACGCGGCCGTCTCGCAGGCCATGCGCCTGCTCATTCAAGACTGATCGGACCAGAAAGAAGGTACACGATGGGGGCACGTTTCGCGGGCAAGGTCGTCCTGGTGACGGGCGGCGGCTCGGGCATCGGGCGGGCGACGGCGCGAGCGTTCGCCGGCGAAGGCGCCACGGTGGTGGTCGCCGGGCGGGACGAGCAGCGGCTCGCGTCCGCCGTGGCGGAAATCGGCGGTGACGCGAGCGCGGTGACGGTCGACGTGACCGACTCCGCGGACGTGGCGCGGATGGTGGAAACGGTCGTCGCGCGGCACGGCGGGCTGGACGTCGCGTTCAACAACGCGGGCATCCTCGGCTCGCCGGCGGCGGCCGCGGATCTCGACGAAGACGACTTCGGCGCGGTGCTGGGCACGAACGTCACCGGGACGTGGCTGTGCCTCAAGCACGAGGTCGCGCACATGCGGGCGCACGGCGGCGGCGCGATCGTCAACATGGCGTCGAACATCGGCGCGCACGGACGGCTGCCGAACATGGCGGCCTACGCGGCGTCGAAGGCCGCGGTGAGCGCGCTGACCAGGACGGCGGCGCGCGACCACATCGCCGAGGGGGTGCGGATCAACGCCGTCAGCCCGGGCGCGACCGACACGGACATGTCCCGTCGTCCCGGCGAGACGGACGCCGACCGGGCCGCGCGGCTGAAGAACGCGATCCCGCTGGGCCGGGTGGGTGCCACCGCCGAAGTGGCCGCCGCGGTGCTGTGGCTGGCTTCGGACGAAGCCGCGTTCACCGTGGGGCACGACCTGGTGGTCGACGGCGGCGCGACCGCTTGAGCGGCCCCACCCGGGCCCGCGGATGAGGGCGGGCCGGATCTTCCTCCGGCGCGAATTCACGACTCACGGTTGCGCATGGTGACGATTCCTCTCTCGGGCGGGAACGGACGGTGCACGGCGGGGGCTCAGGACTCGCGGTTGCGCACGGCACGTCTCCTTCCGGCGCGCGGACGGACAGCCGGTCGACGGTTCAGGACTCGCGGTTACGCACGGCGCTCTCCTTCCGGATGCGGATGAACGGGCCACAGCGGCTCACGACTCGCGGTTACGCACGGCGCTCTCCCTCCGGATGCGGTTGAACGGGCCACAGCGGCTCAGGACTCGCGATTACGCACAGCGGCCTCCTTCCAGGCGCAGGTGAGCAAGGGGGCACGGGTTCAGGACTCGCGATTGCGCATAGCGGTCTCCTTCCGAGCGCGGATGAGAGGGGTTACTGGGCTCAGGACTCGCGATTGCGCACGACGGCCTCCTTCCGAGCGCCGGTGGACGGGACACAGCGACTCACGACTCGCGATTACGCACAGCCGTCTCCTTCCACGCGCAGGTGAACAGGGGTCACGGACTCAGGACTCGCGGTTGCGCACGACAGCTCTCCTCCCATGCACAGGGGCGGACAGGGACCACAGCGGCTCAGGACTCGCGGTTGCGCATGACGGCCTCCCTCCGGCGGTTCGCGCGGACTTCGGGACTCGGGGGCCTCAGGACTCGCGGTTGCGCATGGCGGCGGCCTCCCTTCACTGCTCCGAACGTGTGGCAATCATCGATCGCGGCCGCCCGGTGTGGTGGGGTGGATGCGGATCGTCGGATCACCCAGGGGAGTTGCACCGCCTTGAGTATGGACGGCGCCCGTCCGGCCCAACCCCGCGCGGGACGGATCCGTGGGGCGCTGAACCCTGCTCACTGGACGCTCTGGCAGCAGCGCGGGCCGCTGATCTTCTACTGCTTCCTCGTCGAGTCGGTCGCGCTGGTCGCCACCGTCTGGACGGCCGTCGAAACTCCCCTGCGCGGGTGGGACCTCGCCGTCTTCGGGGTGCTCGCGGGGCTCGGCGTGCTGCAGGCCGAGCTGGGCCGGAAGATCGAACGCGTCCGGCGGCTGGTGTCCGACACCCCGCACATCAACC
Encoded proteins:
- a CDS encoding TetR/AcrR family transcriptional regulator, with protein sequence MSRVKEFDVGEACDSALTLFRRQGYEATSVSELVTHLGVAKASLYATFGTKHDLYVTALKRYAERTDARVMAQLSEPGSGVAAVRRLFDGYTAEILGDETRMGCFVVNAAIELLPHDPDVARLVERSWDTLEIALTMALERAKAQGELPDGSDPATLARFLLTVLQGLRVLGKGTDAASRVHAAVSQAMRLLIQD
- a CDS encoding glucose 1-dehydrogenase: MGARFAGKVVLVTGGGSGIGRATARAFAGEGATVVVAGRDEQRLASAVAEIGGDASAVTVDVTDSADVARMVETVVARHGGLDVAFNNAGILGSPAAAADLDEDDFGAVLGTNVTGTWLCLKHEVAHMRAHGGGAIVNMASNIGAHGRLPNMAAYAASKAAVSALTRTAARDHIAEGVRINAVSPGATDTDMSRRPGETDADRAARLKNAIPLGRVGATAEVAAAVLWLASDEAAFTVGHDLVVDGGATA
- a CDS encoding Ku protein, yielding MRAVWTGTIGFGSYAIPVKAYSATEEREIPLHQVHEADGGRIRVKRVCEIDGAEVPPEEMVRGYPVPGGDVVLLSDHELASLPMPGRTIAIRGFAPASDVDPLWFAKSYYLEPEPAGTKPYVLFSEALQQSGRLALVTVALRRRETLGALRVHDQVIVLETMRWPDEVRTPDFPFRHADVDIRPGELRRAVNLVEELTGEFDPGRYPDRYREAFQALVQAKIDGAEVVQPTAAEQAEGVTRLLAALQESAAEAEDARNAAVAKAKAAASRAAKARTTAKRAATRSRSKTS